Proteins found in one Micropterus dolomieu isolate WLL.071019.BEF.003 ecotype Adirondacks linkage group LG12, ASM2129224v1, whole genome shotgun sequence genomic segment:
- the LOC123980858 gene encoding glycoprotein hormone beta-5-like, protein MHLHPLSLSFLLLLMAGTTLVCFAVTSTLHGFRGCAVREFSFMAQKPGCKGLRITTEACWGRCHTWEKPVPDPPYIHRHHRVCTYSRTRDMTARLPGCQPNVSSLYHYPMALHCHCAVCSTQDTECETF, encoded by the exons ATGCATCTCCATCCGCTGTCCCTGTCCTTCCTCTTGCTCCTGATGGCAGGAACAACCTTGGTGTGCTTTGCTGTGACATCCACACTTCATGGTTTCCGTGGCTGTGCGGTCCGAGAGTTCTCCTTTATGGCCCAGAAGCCGGGCTGCAAGGGTCTGCGCATCACCACAGAGGCCTGCTGGGGGCGCTGTCACACCTGGGAG AAACCTGTGCCTGATCCCCCTTACATCCACCGCCACCACCGTGTGTGTACGTACAGCCGTACCCGTGACATGACCGCCCGCCTGCCGGGCTGCCAGCCCAACGTCTCCTCTCTCTACCACTATCCCATGGCTCTGCACTGCCACTGTGCCGTCTGCTCCACACAAGACACCGAGTGTGAGACCTTCTGA